The Komagataeibacter sp. FNDCR2 nucleotide sequence GTACGAACTTTTCTACAACATCCACACCGCGCGCGGCATGAGCTTCCAGCCAGATTTCCAGTATATCAACCGTCCCGGCGGCACCACCACCTATCATGATGCGGCGGTGATGGGCCTGCAGTTCAACTGCCTGCTGTAACGCGCCCTTCATCCGCGCGGCGGCACGCGGTATGGCTGGCGGATCATGACCGATTCCGCCTTCCTGTACCACATGGCCCATGCCGCGCTGGCCGGATACGACCTGCGTGACGCGGGGCCTCACCTGCTTTCCATTTCAGAAAACGTCATTTTCCGGGTCGATACCGCCTGCGGGCCGCGCTACGCGCTGCGCCTGCACCGGCCGGGCTATCATACCGCCGCTGAAATCGGCAGCGAACTGGCCTGGCTTGGCGCGCTGCATGGGGCCGGGCTGGAAGTGCCGGTGCCCGTGCCCGGCCATGACGGCAGCCTTATCCGCACCCTGCCCGCGCCCGATGGCGTCACCCGCCACGCCGTGCTGTTCGCATGGATGGACGGCGCCGAGCCGACTCCGGACATCGACCCCATAGCCTTTACCCGTCTGGGCCGCGTGACCGCCCGGCTGCATGACCACAGCCGCCACTGGGCACGCCCCCCCGGTTTTACCCGCAAGGCATGGACCCCCGACACCATGACCGGCCCCCGCGCCCTGTGGGGACGGTGGGAAGCGGTTCCGGGCATGACCGACGGGGCGCATGAACTGATCGCGGCATGCCTGCGCCGGATCAATGCGGAACTGGAGGAATATGGCCGGCAACCGGAGCGGTTCGGGCTGATCCATGCCGACCTGCGGCTGGCCAACCTGCTGGTCAGCGGGGCGCATACCCGCCTGATTGATTTCGATGACTGTGGCATAAGCTGGTTCATGCAGGATCTGGCGGCGGCGCTCAGCTTTCATGAAGACCACCCTCACGCCCCCCGCTGGGTCGATCACTGGCTGCACGGCTATGCGATGGCGGGACAGGTGGCGCAGGCCGATCTGGATATTTTGCCCACGCTTGTCATCCAGCGGCGAATCCAGCTTCTGGCATGGACCGGCACCCATCGGCACACCGCGCAGGTGCAGGGCCTGGGGCCGGACTGGTTCACGCGCACGCTGGACTTATGCCACGCATGGCGGGAAGGCCGGTTGCTACGCGATATTGGCTGAACCGGGCCATCTGCGTGGCTGCGGTTCCTCCAAGTCTGGGGATTATTAGATATTTTTTAATTTGTATGGCGCGCGAAGTTCATCACATTAACTTTTGGAAATTTTGAGCAGCGGAATCGTGCTGGTGAAAAAGTTTCATGGAGCAAATTAACGTGATGAGCGGCGGCGTTTTTCAAGGCTGCCATGACTTTTATGCCTCATTCCTGACATGTATGACACGTATGGATTGTGTCGTTCGGTTAATAAGACGACCCAGCGGAGCCCGTCCCGTCCTTGGCACATAGCGGAAAAGCAGCAATGACCCCGGCAGTTGATCCCACCGCCTCCTCCCCCGCGCCCACGCCCGTCGTGGCCACGTTGCCGCTCGCGACCGATGAGGTTCCGACCCGCTCCCAGACCACGCGGATGATCTATTCCCGCCACCGTCGCGCGCTGCGGGATTATGCCCGCAAGCTCGGCACCGCAACCGAGCCGTCCTGATCCCTTAACGGGCCGTTCACCCCATCTTTCGCCGCCGCAGGGCCGCCAGTGCCTGGCGTGTGGGTGTTGTCAGCCGGTCCGGCAGGCTGTCGGGGGCGTACCAGTGCGGGCCTTCATGTTTTTCGGGCTCCATGAGACGTGGCTCCCCCTGCCATGAGGTCACCAGATAAACGGGGGAAACCCAGTGATGCCCACCCGTGGCGTCCATTTCCTCTACCAGGCAAAGCAGGTCACGCGCCTGTATGGTCATGCCCAGTTCCTCGGCTATTTCGCGCTCCGCCGCATGGGCCGTCGTCTCGTACGGATCGACCTTGCCGCCGGGCAGGCCCCAGCATCCCGCTTCCAGCCCCCGCAGGCGCCGCAACAGCAGAATCCGGCCATCCCGGTCCATGATGGCCGCGCCACACCCCACGCGCGGGCCGGTCCTGTCCGTCATTTACCTGTACTCCTGTTGTTTGAAGGCGCCTGAAACTAATGGCCTGATAAGAATAATAAAA carries:
- a CDS encoding NUDIX domain-containing protein; this encodes MTDRTGPRVGCGAAIMDRDGRILLLRRLRGLEAGCWGLPGGKVDPYETTAHAAEREIAEELGMTIQARDLLCLVEEMDATGGHHWVSPVYLVTSWQGEPRLMEPEKHEGPHWYAPDSLPDRLTTPTRQALAALRRRKMG
- a CDS encoding phosphotransferase enzyme family protein, which encodes MTDSAFLYHMAHAALAGYDLRDAGPHLLSISENVIFRVDTACGPRYALRLHRPGYHTAAEIGSELAWLGALHGAGLEVPVPVPGHDGSLIRTLPAPDGVTRHAVLFAWMDGAEPTPDIDPIAFTRLGRVTARLHDHSRHWARPPGFTRKAWTPDTMTGPRALWGRWEAVPGMTDGAHELIAACLRRINAELEEYGRQPERFGLIHADLRLANLLVSGAHTRLIDFDDCGISWFMQDLAAALSFHEDHPHAPRWVDHWLHGYAMAGQVAQADLDILPTLVIQRRIQLLAWTGTHRHTAQVQGLGPDWFTRTLDLCHAWREGRLLRDIG